acacacacacacacacacacacacacacactgcttctggCACCGGGGCCGAGGACACAAATTATTCTCGTGCCGTGGCTTCATTCCCACCGACGATTTATGCCCCTTGCGAACCGCAATATATTGGACAAGTTTTGTGAGGTCAGCTGTATAGCCCTAGAGCGCGTTGTTAACAAAGGACGTGTGGTAATTAGTGGCATATTGATAATATATAACGTTGCATTGCGCGTGCAGGTTCGCCGGAGGTTTCGGATGGTGGCGGAGGTGGCGGCGGCACACGCAGACTGAGAACggcctacactaacacacagctgCTGGAGCTTGAGAAAGAATTCCACTTCAACAAGTACCTGTGCCGACCACGGAGGGTGGAGATCGCCGCCTTGCTGGACCTCACGGAGAGGCAAGTAAAAGTCTGGTTTCAGAACCGGCGCATGAAGCATAAGCGCCAGACGCAGTGCAAGGAGAACCAGAATGGCGAGACGAGAGCTGTGAGCCTGGAGGAAAACACTGCCCATGGCAAGGTTTTTTACGAACAATCGGGAACGAACGCCGTTTCCGGGGCTCTCTTGGAGAACGAGAGTTACGCGTTCCAGCAGAACACTACGCAGAATGGACACAATGGAGAGTCTCCAAGCTCTACTGTTTCGCCCCTGAACAGTAATGACAAAAATCTGAAACATTTTCCCAACCCGTCACCCACTGTTCCCGTGTGCGCCCCTACAATGGCTGTGGACGGCGCAGCTGCTAGGGACAATAGCACACCACCAGGCCTGGACGGCCCCATGCACGACTTTCACGTTTTCTCCACAGATTCCTGCCTGCATCTCTCAGATGCCATCTCTCCGAGTGTGTCTGAGACGGTGGATAGCCCTATGGGTTTAGGCACGGACTCATTTGATTTCTTCTCGGAGACGCTCACGACGATCGACTTACAACATTTGAACTACTAACAGTTTTTGAGCACAAGGAAGCCCCGTTATCTTTCTCTACGGATGGTCAGTCTGTTTTAATTATAACGTTTGAAAATTAGGCCTAGACCATTAGCCTGCGAAGGGTTAAGTTTAATatgagtgattgaatgattatttgtgtttacagcgcaaaaacaaaaaagagtgATATTTTtcgttttatttttgtataatctTTGCGGCAGTGTGCcatattttcttaaaataaaatttttacatTGCTGAAGATAAAGCGAGGCCGCTGTGTTGCACAATTTTTGTAATACTTTGCTCCGCGCTAAAGGGAATTAATgctattaaacaaaaaaaaatcgtaaTAAATTgataatgagaaataaataaaatgtatttatatgctATGGGATAACGTGATTACATCGACTAGTGCGatttaaaaaagtgaataaaatttTTTTAGCCGTAGTATCTATTGTTTCCACAGACCCCATAATTTCTAAAGTGCCTTAAATATTGTTGTCCATGTACATATAAATCTCTGTAACACTCTGAATCTTAACAAATGTAAGCTTATTATTAATAACCACCA
The nucleotide sequence above comes from Hemibagrus wyckioides isolate EC202008001 linkage group LG01, SWU_Hwy_1.0, whole genome shotgun sequence. Encoded proteins:
- the hoxa2b gene encoding homeobox protein Hox-A2b isoform X2; its protein translation is MTVGGSYVTIPRLNPGSHPRHSRPKQNPNGVCPLPAASLPPEYPWMKEKKASKKNQTSAAATTDPAPLYFSPEGSPEVSDGGGGGGGTRRLRTAYTNTQLLELEKEFHFNKYLCRPRRVEIAALLDLTERQVKVWFQNRRMKHKRQTQCKENQNGETRAVSLEENTAHGKVFYEQSGTNAVSGALLENESYAFQQNTTQNGHNGESPSSTVSPLNSNDKNLKHFPNPSPTVPVCAPTMAVDGAAARDNSTPPGLDGPMHDFHVFSTDSCLHLSDAISPSVSETVDSPMGLGTDSFDFFSETLTTIDLQHLNY
- the hoxa2b gene encoding homeobox protein Hox-A2b isoform X1, which translates into the protein MNYEFERETGFINSQPSLAECLTSFPPVADAFQSSSIKSSTLSRSTLIPPPFEQTIPRLNPGSHPRHSRPKQNPNGVCPLPAASLPPEYPWMKEKKASKKNQTSAAATTDPAPLYFSPEGSPEVSDGGGGGGGTRRLRTAYTNTQLLELEKEFHFNKYLCRPRRVEIAALLDLTERQVKVWFQNRRMKHKRQTQCKENQNGETRAVSLEENTAHGKVFYEQSGTNAVSGALLENESYAFQQNTTQNGHNGESPSSTVSPLNSNDKNLKHFPNPSPTVPVCAPTMAVDGAAARDNSTPPGLDGPMHDFHVFSTDSCLHLSDAISPSVSETVDSPMGLGTDSFDFFSETLTTIDLQHLNY